One region of Populus trichocarpa isolate Nisqually-1 chromosome 4, P.trichocarpa_v4.1, whole genome shotgun sequence genomic DNA includes:
- the LOC18098411 gene encoding pectin acetylesterase 8 isoform X2, with protein sequence MVDSRLGHWLKLLVSLMLLLKTQGLYVGITYVKSAVAKGAVCLDGSPPAYHWDKGFGTGINSWLIHFEGGGWCNNVTSCLSRKKTHLGSSKLMGQQIAFSGIMNNKRPFNPDFYNWNRVKIRYCDGSSFTGDVQAVNPATNLHFRGARIWLAVIEDLLPKGLKNAENALLSGCSAGGLASILHCDSFRALLRMGTKVKCLSDAGYFIKVKDVSGAPHVQTYFNEIVTLHGSAKNLPLSCTSVLKPSFCFFPQYVAPQVRTPLFILNAAYDSWQIRNILAPSIADPLGVWKSCKLDINNCSPLQLKSMQDFRLQFLNALNKSTNSSSRGLYIDSCYAHCQTETQEKWFMEDSPVLGKKKIAKAVGDWFYDRNPFQKIDCPYPCNPSCQNSGLAPPDNPEKKPPNGSAASVNMSTLLCGLLMLMGVMLP encoded by the exons ATGGTAGATTCAAGATTAGGCCACTGGTTAAAACTCCTGGTTTCTCTGATGTTATTGCTGAAAACACAAGGGCTTTATGTAGGAATTACTTACGTAAAGAGTGCAGTGGCCAAAGGAGCTG TTTGTTTGGATGGAAGCCCGCCGGCTTACCACTGGGATAAAGGGTTTGGTACAGGCATTAATAGTTGGTTGATACATTTTGAG GGAGGAGGATGGTGCAACAATGTCACGAGCTGCCTTTCCCGTAAGAAAACTCATTTAGGTTCATCGAAGCTAATGGGACAGCAAATTGCTTTCTCTGGGATTATGAACAACAAGCGGCCGTTTAATCCAG ATTTTTACAATTGGAATAGAGTTAAGATCAGATACTGTGATGGGTCATCGTTTACCGGTGATGTGCAGGCAGTCAATCCt GCTACTAATCTTCACTTCAGAGGAGCTAGGATTTGGCTTGCTGTCATTGAGGATCTATTACCAAAAGGATTGAAAAATGCTGAAAAC GCTCTTCTTTCTGGCTGTTCAGCTGGTGGATTGGCTTCCATTTTGCATTGCGACAGTTTCCGTGCACTCCTACGTATGGGCACTAAAGTAAAATGCCTTTCAGATGCTggttattttatcaaagt GAAGGATGTCTCCGGAGCCCCGCATGTGCAGACCTACTTTAATGAAATTGTGACATTACAT ggaTCTGCAAAAAATCTGCCCCTGTCCTGCACTTCAGTGCTGAAACCCTCATTC TGTTTCTTCCCACAATATGTGGCTCCACAAGTACGAACGCCACTTTTCATTCTTAATGCAGCCTACGATTCATGGCAG ATAAGAAACATTTTGGCACCGAGTATTGCTGATCCCCTTGGCGTCTGGAAGAGCTGCAAGCTAGACATAAACAACTGCTCACCTCTTCAACTCAAATCTATGCAAG attttaggTTGCAGTTTCTGAATGCATTGAATAAATCAACCAACTCTTCATCTAGAGGATTGTATATAGACTCTTGCTATGCCCACTGCCAAACTGAAACACAAGAGAAATGGTTCATGGAAGACTCCCCAGTGCTTGGTAAAAAG AAAATTGCAAAGGCAGTTGGAGATTGGTTTTATGATCGGAATCCATTCCAAAAGATTGATTGTCCTTACCCTTGCAATCCATCTTGCCAAAACAGTGGTTTGGCTCCACCAGACAACCCAGAA AAGAAACCGCCAAACGGGTCTGCAGCATCAGTCAATATGAGTACGTTATTGTGCGGGTTACTAATGCTAATGGGAGTGATGTTGCCATGA
- the LOC18098411 gene encoding pectin acetylesterase 8 isoform X1, which translates to MEIMLLDLFMIYFIFMVIFFLHFFFFEKKRRNFEGIIGGPEILKLKAIEKIETLMVAARFCGVFFFIFNAYGLVGFYMFVRMVDSRLGHWLKLLVSLMLLLKTQGLYVGITYVKSAVAKGAVCLDGSPPAYHWDKGFGTGINSWLIHFEGGGWCNNVTSCLSRKKTHLGSSKLMGQQIAFSGIMNNKRPFNPDFYNWNRVKIRYCDGSSFTGDVQAVNPATNLHFRGARIWLAVIEDLLPKGLKNAENALLSGCSAGGLASILHCDSFRALLRMGTKVKCLSDAGYFIKVKDVSGAPHVQTYFNEIVTLHGSAKNLPLSCTSVLKPSFCFFPQYVAPQVRTPLFILNAAYDSWQIRNILAPSIADPLGVWKSCKLDINNCSPLQLKSMQDFRLQFLNALNKSTNSSSRGLYIDSCYAHCQTETQEKWFMEDSPVLGKKKIAKAVGDWFYDRNPFQKIDCPYPCNPSCQNSGLAPPDNPEKKPPNGSAASVNMSTLLCGLLMLMGVMLP; encoded by the exons ATGGAAATTATGCTGCTTGATCTgttcatgatatattttatattcatggttattttctttttacatttttttttttttgaaaaaaaaagaagaaactttgAGGGAATCATTGGTGGTCCGGAAATTCTAAAGCTGAAAGCAATagaaaagattgaaactttaatGGTTGCCGCTAGATTTTGCGgtgtctttttctttatattcaaTGCATATGGGTTGGTCGGTTTTTACATGTTTGTCAG AATGGTAGATTCAAGATTAGGCCACTGGTTAAAACTCCTGGTTTCTCTGATGTTATTGCTGAAAACACAAGGGCTTTATGTAGGAATTACTTACGTAAAGAGTGCAGTGGCCAAAGGAGCTG TTTGTTTGGATGGAAGCCCGCCGGCTTACCACTGGGATAAAGGGTTTGGTACAGGCATTAATAGTTGGTTGATACATTTTGAG GGAGGAGGATGGTGCAACAATGTCACGAGCTGCCTTTCCCGTAAGAAAACTCATTTAGGTTCATCGAAGCTAATGGGACAGCAAATTGCTTTCTCTGGGATTATGAACAACAAGCGGCCGTTTAATCCAG ATTTTTACAATTGGAATAGAGTTAAGATCAGATACTGTGATGGGTCATCGTTTACCGGTGATGTGCAGGCAGTCAATCCt GCTACTAATCTTCACTTCAGAGGAGCTAGGATTTGGCTTGCTGTCATTGAGGATCTATTACCAAAAGGATTGAAAAATGCTGAAAAC GCTCTTCTTTCTGGCTGTTCAGCTGGTGGATTGGCTTCCATTTTGCATTGCGACAGTTTCCGTGCACTCCTACGTATGGGCACTAAAGTAAAATGCCTTTCAGATGCTggttattttatcaaagt GAAGGATGTCTCCGGAGCCCCGCATGTGCAGACCTACTTTAATGAAATTGTGACATTACAT ggaTCTGCAAAAAATCTGCCCCTGTCCTGCACTTCAGTGCTGAAACCCTCATTC TGTTTCTTCCCACAATATGTGGCTCCACAAGTACGAACGCCACTTTTCATTCTTAATGCAGCCTACGATTCATGGCAG ATAAGAAACATTTTGGCACCGAGTATTGCTGATCCCCTTGGCGTCTGGAAGAGCTGCAAGCTAGACATAAACAACTGCTCACCTCTTCAACTCAAATCTATGCAAG attttaggTTGCAGTTTCTGAATGCATTGAATAAATCAACCAACTCTTCATCTAGAGGATTGTATATAGACTCTTGCTATGCCCACTGCCAAACTGAAACACAAGAGAAATGGTTCATGGAAGACTCCCCAGTGCTTGGTAAAAAG AAAATTGCAAAGGCAGTTGGAGATTGGTTTTATGATCGGAATCCATTCCAAAAGATTGATTGTCCTTACCCTTGCAATCCATCTTGCCAAAACAGTGGTTTGGCTCCACCAGACAACCCAGAA AAGAAACCGCCAAACGGGTCTGCAGCATCAGTCAATATGAGTACGTTATTGTGCGGGTTACTAATGCTAATGGGAGTGATGTTGCCATGA